The window GAACTTATGCCATCCCACACTTCAATACGTAGCTGTAGCAtcttaaaagtgtcatttaCCGGATGATTATAGTTGAATCCATTTTTCCTTTAAGAATgtggttggaggattagaagatgGGTGCAGGTGGGATTTGACTCCTAGACCTGCTTAGAACGGTCTAAGATCCTTCGCACCTTCCAGAACATAATAAAATCTATGGATatcaatttagaattgaaaCGATCCTGTTTTAAAATTGAATCGAATTCATAACAAGTGTTTCAAAACCCAGAACCTTCTCtcagttttgatttcaattttgatGATTGACAATGTCAAACCGGATTTAATTAACTGATCCCAATGGGACTTTGGCTACCAACTACAAGacagaatttttatcctttcaattacactgcccgtacttgacgtcaagtacatctaatagagggaggtggaccccatgtGAACctcaccttgggcagtgtgttcgggcagggggtaggatagtcatttctgcctcctctgttagatgtacttgacttCAAGTAcaggcagtgtaattgagaggataaagatcaaACAACTACCATTACCAAGGAGGAGGGTGGTGGGGAGTGGGAAGGGGTGAATCTACAACTACCAAACAAAGGGGCCAAATTGCCCAATAATGCAACCATAGAGAAGtcaatcccttgacctcctaAGGGCGATGCACTCAACTAGCATGTCACCGATCAACCGAACTAACGGTTGTTTGCATTCCATTACCTTATATAaccatctttctcttcctttccttgttAAATAGGAACCcattatattaaaaataatctTACAATGAAAttcttggttgttgattgcCTCATAGTAAACATATCTCATTTATGGAGCAGATTCAACAAGCAACTGATAACTTCCAGCAGTTCATATTAAACCTAGGTGAGACAGCAACAAATGCTATAATCTCTCAATCGGCCTTTTACCTTTCAATTGGAACAATGACTATATACATTATCATTCAGAGTGTAGTCCCTCTACCTGCCTTGGAGTTTCAGCCAGTTCTTAACATCAACAATAAAGCAGGAactgaaggtttttttttttgataggttcCATCTAGAATTGGAACTGAAGGTTTATTCTGCATTTCCAGTCTTTCAAAATTAAATGTAGTAATTGAGGATTGTTCTTGtttagaaaattttatttatggtATTTTCTTGAATAAActaattctatactttttggatCAAAATGCTTGTTATGGGGATTAGCCTTGTTGACATGTATGGAGATAGCACTCTAAAATGGTATTGTAGAATTAAAATCTAGGGTGTAGAATTTGTTACACTTTTTCCCTCATTGATAGTTACTACGAGTGAAGTAAAAGCTTTATATGAGCTTAATTTGTCCTGATGTGATGACTGCAATGTGTTGAAGACACAGGACAATTTTAGCAGAATCATACATTAATCCATACTCGTATACATTTGTATACCTTCAGAGATATACACTAGCATTTCCTAGCTTCATAATGAACTCTGAAGCGAAAGATTCAGAAAGTGCAGCCTAAACATGCAAGATGGCTCTAAACGCTTTGTGAGATGGCAGGCCTCACCAAACATAGTGGAAGaaattagcttttttttttttatggttgcATCTCTAATTTGGCTCCTGTGAACTTTCAGTGGATGGAAATAAGAGATGGTTTGGAGGAAGAACCTTTAAGGTCAGCCCGCAAAGGAGAATCATCCAACCGTGTGTTTCACCATCACCTCCACCTCCGATTCAATGCTATCACCAGCTCTCTACCTATCAGGTTCTACAAGATGGTGTAGGAATAAGTCAAAAGTCTTAAACTGGGTAGACATGATTTTGCTTGCCTGTTCATATCGGCAGTTGCTTTCTAGaatctctctgttttttttttttttaaatatatataatgtaggTAAGATGTCAATGtttctattcttttattttttgggtgcaaGTCCATGGTTAGTTGTTAGAATGTTAGGGGTGAAAGACAGGTTTGGATCCCAGAGACTTCCCACAAGCTGTTCTGTTTTGGAAGTTGAGCAATGAGACAGTggtaaagaagaataagaacaaaTTTTTAGGTTCTTCAATGTAATGATCCAAAAAATCAATGCATACcaacatttaattttttttttgaacaggTACCATCTGATTCTTCTTCTAACTTTGGTGCAAAAGTACATCTTCACTCAAataatccaattaaaaaaaCTCCTGACAAAAAGCCTACTCTACAGTTCTAGATTCTAGAGATATGCAACATTAACATAATACTTCAAATTGTTGCTACTCTTATAGTTGATAATGTCAACAACTGAAATTGTACAAAAGATGAACATCCTTACAAGTGTATTTATGTTCACTCACATATCTATTGCTATGCGGTATGCAGAGTATAATAACCATTTCTGAAGCTTCTTAATCAGTTGATTTGATGTTGGGTACTACAATTTCCTCTAAATTCATGGGATAACACATGTTTGTGTGCAAACCAGACCATACATTGTCTGCCAAGATGGCATTTACTGCATCGGTTGGATGAAACTGGTCCCACCAAACATGCTTAGATGCATTGTTGCATGCCATTTCTGGTGAAATGCATATCATCTGAGCTCTATACTGCCCTGACCCACAACAAGCATCAGTTATGACTTCAAAACCTGTATGAGGTTTTAAAGACAATGGCCATGAACATTAATGAATATTACTTTTGCTGGATATATATGTATCTGATGATAACAAAATATAATGataaagagagatagataaCCTTGTAGGAGGTCTTACCATATCGTTCGTGGTTTGCCAGTATATCCATTGAACCTTGAAATGCATCACAGAAGGTGATATTAGCATCAACAAGATCTTGATTGAGTTGCTTCACCATATATCTCATTGCAAAGTTGAACTCCATTATCATATCATTAATCTCCTGAGCACAATCTCCATTCTTGCTATTGTACTCATATAAATAGTGAGGAGCACAACCAATTGGAGCTAGTCCCATCACCACCACCTTCCTGACATTAGCATTGTACAAGTTCTGTCATCAATAACAATCACTATTATTAGAATAAAATTTTACTACATATAGGTCAACAAAGCTAATCCCCCACAACAGACATTTTAATCCAAAAAGTACAGACATAATTTATTCAAGAAAAGACCATAAATGATTTTTTCTACAGAAGAACAATCCTCAATTACTAAATTGAATTTTGAAAGATTGGAAATGTAGAATAAACCTTCAATTCTTGCTTTATTGTTGATACTAAGAACTGGCTGAAACTCCAGGGCAGGTAATGGGACTGCACTTCAGATACATTAGGTAGATAATAATGTATATAGTCATTGCTTCCAATTGAAAAGTAAAAGACCGATTGAGAGATCATAGCATTTGCTGCCTTCTCGCCCAGGTTTAATATGAATTGCTGGAAGGTATCTGTTGCTTGCTGAATCTGCTGCATCAGGGAGATATGTTGACCCTAAGGTAATCAAGAATCAAGAATTTCAGTTTTTGAATGATGGTGAAACAAGGGATAGTCAAGCGAGGATGCAGACATCATAAGTACACAAAGGATAACAACTGGGTGAAAGCTTACTTTGTTGAATCCACATAATTCTCAGTAGCtaaaaatgcaagattttaacaataaaatgaaattagTGGACTAACCAATTCTGAACCGCTAGAGAAAATAATCCCCGCACCTGCAGAAGCGTAAttcactccatggatcatatcCTCAACAGTCCCACTCTCCCCGAGGAACGCAGGAACAAATGGGAGACCAAGACGCAATGCTAAGCAAAattaacaagaaaaacaaataccGTGTCAGAACTATTTGGAAAAACATACAAATCCTGCAATCAAAATTTATCGATCTATTTCTGGAATTCAAtcaataaatgaagaaaaaacattaaaaaaaaaatatgaaaattcaATCTAAAATCTTACAAGAGTAGTAAGAGAtgtaagttaaaaaaaaaaaacagagagaaaaggAAACCAAGAAGATTGAAGGCTACCAAGAAAATCTACAGGGATTCTTCCATTACAGAACCTCCCAGTGGGCTTGTGAGTGTCGAAATCCCTTCCATACGGTAAGAAATTAGCACGAGCGAAAGTCCCAAGATAGTTGTTCGTGCCGCAATCGACGGTTGAATCTCCGATAACAAATAGTGCCGGAACCAGAGAAGCATTCGAGGTCGTTGAATTGGGAGATGGCGATGGCGATGCATTATTAACTTCAAAAAGATCGAATGAGAGACTTTGAGGTTCTTGAGGCAGTTGCAACGCTCTTAGTTGCAGAAACAGGGCGAAGAAGACAATTAATGCGAGTACGAATAAAGATCGGAGTGACATTGTTTGTGTCCGAGAGGAAATTTTGAAAGACGCGGGAATGGCAACGAATTTAAAAAGTTTGATCCTAAAATTTATAATTTGGGTCCTCCACCTTGTTTGGGGATTTAAAGAATTTCTTTGGGTGGGACGGCTATACAATGTGCCATTCCACATATTCTTTACTCTCCAACTGCCACATTATCATATCATCATGCCAATGTGATGATATGgaaattcttaaaaaaaaaaaaaaaacatggtttCAATCCAACGTGACCATAATTAGCAAAAACGGGAATGGAAGGTAAGGGTTTTAAATGACGTAAATTCTAAACATtacggtaaaaaaaaaaaatgaatggcaAAAAACGTAAATGAATAGTATGAATTTTAAACATGTAGATTTAAAAAACAAACGggaccggaaaaaaaaaaaaaaacaaaccggTAGTATACttatataaattgaggaattattACTTGAATACATACATCAGATGTTTCAAAACCCGTATAAGTCCAAAACATATAATCGACAACCGATCTATTTCCCTTCGACATTCAGCAAATGGCAACCGACAACCGCTCTATTTTCCTCGATGTCGAGCCCTGTTCATCGACAGCCACTCGATATCGACTGTACCCCAATTCGATGTCGACTCGGCCCCTTTTCACTGTCGATGTTGTGCTAATCCAAGAAGCCCAATCTTGCCATATTTTACTTCGATTGCAATTCCTTTCGCATCCTATCctatttttggcatattggatctcaatcttggctcccttagacCCCAAGAAACCTTCCCTAAGTCAACCAAACACTTGCCCAAGCCTCATTGGctcttaccttgactttacccccaccgtcgatgcaaagaccctCCATTTGGACGATCCGGATTAACTCCAGCAACCCTACACCAATTTGGGGATGCACACACCCCCTagatctataaatacacccctctcacgttgaggagggttacatgAACTTTATAAGCACTTTGCTTAGCCCCCAAGTCAAAAGACTGCTCCCCCTTGCCCATCCATTCGTAGTCTACGTACACACAAGAGCTTTGAGCCCTTAGTCTTTGGCCCTTACTTGGCCATAGCCTATTGcctcttccatctcttaatCACCACAATCCTACATTACCACTTCATGTTCAAGATTTGGAGACATCAATTCGGAAATCTCTGCTTGACTACGAAGTGCTTGCTTATAAGAGACAAGAAAAGCCTTACAAGCGGCGATACTTGCTCCTCGTATAAATCTCCTGAGTTAcgaaagggaaacctccacctCTTCATTTTGGTCTTCTTAATAGGTACGCCTCTTCTTTCACCCCTTTTACTTGAGTTTTATACAACTTTCACCTTACTTTCATTTTGCATCTCAGGAAGTgagtgatcccatctctctagatggtgatcactctcattccctttttttttctttttataatgtGTCCTTCTTGCTTACATGCATCCTcatatgacccccatccccagTAGTAGAGATCTCATGCTCTCCTTAGCACTATCTCCCATGCATACACgtgctttcttttgttttcttcttaatCTTCATGTTTTGCTATGTACATGCCTTCATGACTGTCTGATCCTTAGTGTCATCGTCCTCACGCTTCACATTGCATCATGTCACTATTTTGAGTTCCAATCTCTCTTCTACTATATTTCTTGTATTCCCATGCCTAGCCTAGAGTCCAGCATGCTTAGGTTCCCTAGGTTGTGagtcttttattttacattCCAATATACTAACCTTTGTCTTGTAACCAAACCCTGGGGTATGTGCATCTTACCTTTCCTTGTATTCTCTTTATTTACATTTCCTTCACTTTACATTATTCTCAAAAGCATGTTATCATTCCATTATGCCTAGTAATAGAGAGACCAGCAAGTCCGGGCGGACTgaggtgcctaataccttttttggaccgtaacttgacccgtacccagaccaacggaCCATTTGACCCCTAGAAGAACAtggcatgagagtcattacattacaatttttgggtcctagaccctcctttaggtggcgactccctacattcatttcacctctctctttcccccaaaaaaaaagactagtTTTACGCATGGTGATCCCCCGCCATGCCATTGTCCTCATAGTGGCGACTCTACTGGGGACCACTTTTACTTGTGTAAAATAGGTCAGACTTTTGATGTGTTTGGCATATATGTTGAACTATtataacatgttttttttttattgtatgctTTTGGATACTAACTTCTATGCACTAACTTGCATCATAATTGCATACACTATCACACACCGTTGGTCATCCAACTACTGCAAAACCTTACTTTTGTTTTGCATCTACTGAACCGACACTTTGTTGACCTTATTCTTAACCGGCCTGATCAACTTAGATCTTATTTTGGGCTTGCTTCGCCAATGTTGCCCTTAGCATTTGGGCCAACTTAGAACTTGAAGAGAAGGGATTGCGAGTTGAATCCAGACGATCGAACCAGAACGTGATGATAAACCAATGAACAACCCAAAGACATGTCGACTTGGAAGTCAGACATTGGCCAAAACAAATCTCATCCAGAAGACTGGCAGATAGAACAAATGTCACTATTCTATGTGGTTGACCAGAAAGATCATTACGTTCAGTCAAGCTTTTGGCCAACTCGACCTGAGAGTCCTACTCAGATACCTATTTGACCAAATAGCCATTTTGTACGTAACATCTATGACAACCTCCACGTCATACCTCCTCGACAACCAACTCAGTCTAGGCCTTTCGCTTGACCCTCAAGTAACTAAACCACAAGAGTAAGGTAACAAGTCCGGTTAAGAGCATGCTTTGTGTGTGACTCCCTAGTAAACGGGTGTCCAACTTGAAGGACTCCACATAACCAAACAGGAGACACACAAAAATGGTTTATCACCTCCTGAGTTCTTCACCGATCAACCATCACAGCTCTATAAATCTCTATTTCCAACATAGGTAAAGCAGCcaattcattttctattttctctcttgagAATTATCTATTacgagagatctaacttaggcatcggagtgacACCGCCGGTTCAGACTGGCACTCCAATGCTTATTCTGTTCTTCTGTGCAGGTCAATCCGAATGCTAGAGAGATCAATTCAGATTTTTCCTTTCTAGTAGCGAATGGGAGATCTAAATCAGAGGGATGATCACCTGACTGAGGAGAATGAAGCTCGGGATCCAGATCCAAAGAgggctcttggcaggtcttcgtTCCTTTACTCTTTAAGCATTCACCTTTTTTTAGTGaaggtggtaatccttctcatgATCAGAACCACTTGCAACAACAACCCCTTCTTTTGATTTACCAATGtcaaacaaaaatggaaaagtAGACAAAGGTGAGATGAAAGGGATATCAACATCATCTTCACTCCCTCtattctccccttgaagaggatgttgataAGAAGGAGTAAAGAAGGgtatagactcaaagaaagtgacatctttggagaggaaGCGCTTTCGGAAAGtgggatgataacacttataccccttggtagaAGAGGAATAACCAAGACATACATAACTCTTTCATTCTCAGGCATTAAGGGACATCCAAGGCAGCCAGCTAGCAAAAAAATGCAATCAAAGGACAAAAAAAGAGAGCTgatctctgataccaagttaaaaCTCTAAGTTGGATCGGTTCTAGGTAATAGAGAAGTGACTTGCagcaagaaggagaaggagaagggaacaGAAGATAGATTGAGAGAATCGTGAGTTAGAGAGAAAGCTCTCATAACTCCTATATTTACTTCATTCATAACTTCTTAGGAATTACATAGgactccctaaggaggtaaaagataaaaatagaataaaaaggaaaattacaactCTATGACTTATAATAAAAATGGAGACAAATATACCATAACACATAAACTCTAATAAAGGGATGAGGGAAGGTtggggttggctatctcagcctggggcATCTCAtccatcctatctcaggattttcacaaaggctcaagtcaatatttcattaatcaaattcgtgtacaatgctgacCTCCCTTCCAAAcgtatatagaagactcaaaaatagacttagacactaaaaaggaaatgcctaacctaatccttaactaataaggtatgctaaattgactaggaaagtgaaatagtAAAgcaaacagactcaaaataggactctaactaaactaatgaattAAATCcagttttcctactttctacccatattttaaattggccaattacaaagtaaacgcATGGGATTAAAagcccaatacatatatgacccaacccaacccaaagcttattttcaataaaataagccctaagtgacttatctacatcacaAGGATCATGGAGGAACTAGCTAGCAATGCCTACAGAATAGGCAATATCAGGCAGAGTATGGGACAAATAGATTAGTCGACCAACGAATCTTTGGTACCGTtctttgtcaacaggttcacccatGGTACTGCTAAGTTGATGGTTAACCTCAATAGGAGAATCTGTAGGCTTACACCCAAGCATATCAGTCTCATTGAGAAGATCCAAGATATACATTCGTTGGAAAATAAAAATGCCCTTGTTGGATCTTGCAACTTCAATACCAAGGAATGGCCTAAGAGGTCCTAGATCTTTGGTCTCAAACTCCTTTGCTAATAGTGATTTTAGGTTGGAGATCTCACCATCATTGTTGCCAGTAATCACTATATCGTCGACATACTGACTACCAATTTTTTTTACAAACAATGTAGGATCAGCTTGACTCTGTTGATACCCAAACTTCTGAATAGCTTTCAGGAATtgaccaaaccatgccctaggaGATTGTTTGAGCCCGTATAATGATTTTTATAACTTGCAAACACGGCTAGCAGTAGATGTAGATGCAAAACCAGGAGGTATATCtatgtagacttcttcttcgAGGTCCCCTTTAAGACATGCATTCTTaacatccaactgttggggtttcATCCAAGATTGGCAGCATATGACAACAATGCCCTAACAGagttcatctttgctacaggtGCAAAGGTTTTTTGATAATCCGATCCTATAGgtttgggtgaagcccttgGTAACAAATCGTGTCTTGTACCTCTTAATAGTTCCATCTGCCCTTTGCTTGACTGTAAAAACCCATTTGCATCAAACTAACTTCTTCCCTTCACGGTGAGGAACAAGTTCCCAGCTACCATTTTTGTTTAATGCTTATATTTCCTCTAGCATGGCAGCCTTCTACTTCGGATCTTTGATGGCTTCTTTCCAATCTTATGGAATAGACACAGACGATAATGAGGAAACAAAAGCCCgttaggaaggagataaagacTCTTACGAAACAAAATGGGAAATGTTGAGTATAGGAGCAAACTCCTTTTCGaatagcaatgggaaggtcACCGTGCAAATGCTTAACATTATCAGGAATATTATCAGAAGCAGGAGAGATATTACCTGGTGGTGAGGGCGAAGCTAGTGGAGGCGCCACAGTGAGATGTGGTTGGTCACCAATGGTATCCTTTTTCTTGGATCTATTGTGAGTATAGGTTCACATCCTGGGTAGGCTGAACCATTGTCTTTCCCTTACCATCATCAATATGCTCCCCCTGAATTGGAAGTGTATCAATAATTAAAGGAGGCTCCTCCTCAAgactctccccctaaagaggtgacATGAAGTATGGGTTAGATTCTTGGAATGTAACGTCCATGGTCACATAAAGACGGCGGgaaggagggtgataacattCATACCCCTGTTGTGAAGTCGAGtaacccagaaaaatacaccaaATAGCACGCGGATCTAACTTGGACTGAGAAGGAGAGGAGTTATGGGCAAagttgtaattctaattaggattccaaGTGCAAGTTGGAATCCTAGCTAGTTAGAAATCTTAGTCAGCATTCCTATTGCAATTATGAGTCCTAGTTAAGTTGTTAGTCATAGTtaaagtttgaatttttttccagCCATAAGGCTATATATTGTAAGAGCTCTTGAGAccctcccacgatttaatgaacaagaaaattgatttgttGCATTCCACTATCCCAAGATAGGTTGTGAAGGTGAGACTGAGATAGCCTTCAAGAGCTATCgtaattctaattaggattcctagtgcaagtttgaatcctagttagaaATCTTAGTCAGCATTCATATTTCAATTTTGAGTCCTAGTTAAGCTGTTGGTCATAGTTAGAGTTTGAATTCTTTCCAGCCATAAGGCTATATATTGTAAGAGCTCTTGAGAGCCTCCCATGATTTAATGAATAAGAAAACTGCTTTGTTGCATTCCACTGTCCCGATATAGGTTGTGAAGATGAGGCTCAGATAGCCTTAACTAGATCACTGCTCTCTCCTTTGAGTGCATTCAAATCTGTTCAAGTTTGTTACTGCCGATTGCTTGAAGATTCATAGTTCATTTGTCCAAATCTGCTACTAGTtcaaggatccatccaacaaCAAGTAAGTATATAATCCccatccccaaaccctaacatccctcCATCTCCAAACATCACTTccataacctaaaacctgcccagCCTGAATCCACCATCAGAAACAACCTAAACTTGAACCGAAGCTCCCTCTCACTGttagggaaactcgatccaagacCTTGCCCACAATAGccattataaaccctagattcctacATAATTCtccttttcaaaaacccgaaaccctaaacctaacttaccATTTACTCAAGTATACACATCTAACTCCATTAGAACAACTCAGGACCTTCATTGGAAGGTTTTCCTATATCATCTTACCATAacccatccatcaaaccctagacctccttaaaccctaaccctaatttcactatctacctaattttgccctaaccgatcccattaaaccctagtagatcctggttctggttctagttggCTTTATTCCCATCTAGGATTACATTATTGTGTCCATTCTTAGTGAGGTAAAATGGTGCTTTTTAATTTATTGGTTTAGAGAATTCCTTAGTCAGCATAATTCTTTTGGACAAGtatttgttctctctctctctctctctctttctttgtgttCAGTGGAAGTTTGCATTTATTCCATCACTTGGTCCTAAGTTCCATAAATATCTTGAAGATTGTGACATTACATCCAGTCATTTCCAGGTAGTTCCATTTGAAACTGTTAATTCTAATATTCTTTGTTTCTGTCTTTCATTCTACTCCTTGTGATCTAAATTTTTTTGATCCCATCTTCAGATAACAGGTATCTCTGAAAAATCAAAGCAAAGGCTTGTACTTGAGAGTCGTATATGGCCAGTCAGGTAAAGTGCAAGATCTTGGAGGGATCAATATTTTTGTTGATTAGTGATGACTTGGGCAGATGGCgtggaatattttttttcttctctaatatGTTAGCTAAAAGAGTGCAAGAGTTTGCAGATACCCTATATAGCCCATTACTGCAGGAGTGACCTTGTCTCAAAATTTTCCAGagcctctactgccgagctgcccggtaagaccgtgctgcccagacacggtatTGCGTGcaaagatcgccttacccccactcgggcaaggcgtttgggcagggataaggcggacATTGTGTGCAGTATCGTATCTGGACAGCACAGTCTTGCCgggcagctcagcagtagaggatccaaattcgaCGAAAATGTTGGTGACGATTGTGAGCGCCTTTATGACCATTGAGACAACCAAACGTATTGATTTTGGTGACGTTTGTTGCTCACTACGATAGAGTAATTAGTTCACAGCTATGGGCTTGATTGGTGTGGGGTTTATCTTCGCTGGGTGGCCTGTGTGATCTTATGATTGTTCCTTTTGGCCAAGAATAATTTCCGATCAGAGCCcttatatataatatttattaGAATGCAAATGGAAAACAACTAGTATTGCACCCCCTTGTGAAGATATCATCTCCTCATGAGAATTTATCCTTGAATTACTTGCACGGGCATGTGTGGCCCTGGTTATTACAGTAGAGATCTGAGTTTCAACTTGTCATATCCTATGTTAATGATCGATCACACTTTGGGTTTTTCCACATATAGATCCacataattaaaattaaaaacagaaaacaaatttataaaaagaaaTCCAATTTCTTTCCATAATTTAGTTTCTTAAATCCTTCTATTTACGCCATCTGTACATTCCATTTGTTAAATACCCTTCCCCCACTGGTGTTGTCATCATGTGTTCTGTAATTATAAACTCCTACCTCCtattgtatggtaaaaaatacacTTACCCATACCAATctaaggttaaaaaaaaacataataagttCACGTTACTGTTTAACTTTCTAACCCTAGTTCTCCTAATAGTTTTAAAGCAAGAGATCGTTCTCTAGTCATGTAGTCCTTGCACTAGCACAGAGACCAATGATAACacacacaacaacaacatcagGGAATGACTATTTGATTTCATAGAGGGTGGGTAGGTAAATTTGCCCACTTAATTAAGTGTCAAGGCAGCAACAAGAAGTGGCTTTTTTCCCCCCTAGTTTTAATACTATCTGATAATAAAATGAAAGGATCCCATGGCTACCCCTGCTTGCTTTCTTGAGTGAGCCAACCAACTCTTCACAATCGGTTCAAACATCTTTCTCTTCCCACCTATGCCTTTGTGACTCGCGTAGTGATTGTaacattcttttaattttcatattgTGTGTGTGTTCCTTGTAACTTCATGATTCATAAAAGCCACAAGTAATTGAGAATTGTAAATGAAGATTGATGACCATCCCACCTTTTCGATATTTGTTGGGAAAATTACACGGACCTC is drawn from Telopea speciosissima isolate NSW1024214 ecotype Mountain lineage chromosome 1, Tspe_v1, whole genome shotgun sequence and contains these coding sequences:
- the LOC122656412 gene encoding GDSL esterase/lipase At5g08460-like is translated as MSLRSLFVLALIVFFALFLQLRALQLPQEPQSLSFDLFEVNNASPSPSPNSTTSNASLVPALFVIGDSTVDCGTNNYLGTFARANFLPYGRDFDTHKPTGRFCNGRIPVDFLALRLGLPFVPAFLGESGTVEDMIHGVNYASAGAGIIFSSGSELGQHISLMQQIQQATDTFQQFILNLGEKAANAMISQSVFYFSIGSNDYIHYYLPNVSEVQSHYLPWSFSQFLVSTIKQELKNLYNANVRKVVVMGLAPIGCAPHYLYEYNSKNGDCAQEINDMIMEFNFAMRYMVKQLNQDLVDANITFCDAFQGSMDILANHERYGFEVITDACCGSGQYRAQMICISPEMACNNASKHVWWDQFHPTDAVNAILADNVWSGLHTNMCYPMNLEEIVVPNIKSTD